From the Salinimicrobium tongyeongense genome, one window contains:
- the rpsG gene encoding 30S ribosomal protein S7, with the protein MRKRQAKKRPLLPDPKFNDQLVTRFVNMMMWDGKKSVAFKVFYDAIAIVEEKKQDEEKTALELWKDALSNVMPHVEVRSRRVGGATFQIPMQIRPDRKVSTAMKWLISYSRKRNEKSMAQRLAAEILAAAKEEGAAVKKRVDTHKMAEANKAFSHFRF; encoded by the coding sequence ATGAGAAAAAGACAGGCGAAAAAAAGGCCACTTTTACCAGATCCAAAGTTTAATGATCAGTTAGTAACTCGTTTTGTTAACATGATGATGTGGGATGGTAAAAAATCTGTTGCCTTTAAAGTTTTCTATGATGCCATCGCCATTGTAGAGGAGAAAAAACAGGACGAAGAAAAAACTGCACTTGAACTTTGGAAAGATGCTCTATCTAATGTTATGCCCCACGTAGAGGTGCGTAGCCGTAGAGTGGGTGGTGCAACTTTTCAAATCCCAATGCAAATTAGACCAGATCGTAAGGTTTCAACTGCTATGAAGTGGTTGATCTCTTATTCGAGAAAGCGTAACGAGAAATCTATGGCGCAAAGACTAGCGGCTGAGATTCTTGCTGCAGCTAAAGAAGAAGGTGCGGCTGTTAAGAAAAGAGTGGATACTCACAAAATGGCTGAAGCTAACAAAGCATTCTCTCACTTTAGATTCTAA
- the rplN gene encoding 50S ribosomal protein L14 produces MVQQESRLRVADNTGAKEVLVIRVLGGTNRRYASVGDKVVVSVKEATPNGNVKKGAVSTAVVVRTKKEVRRPDGSYIRFDDNACVLLNPAGEMRGTRVFGPVARELRDKQFMKIVSLAPEVL; encoded by the coding sequence ATGGTACAACAAGAGTCTAGATTAAGAGTTGCAGACAATACCGGAGCTAAAGAAGTTTTAGTTATTCGCGTATTGGGCGGTACAAATAGAAGATACGCTTCTGTTGGGGACAAGGTCGTTGTCAGTGTTAAAGAAGCTACACCTAATGGAAACGTAAAAAAGGGTGCAGTTTCAACAGCAGTTGTTGTTCGTACCAAAAAAGAAGTGCGCAGACCAGACGGATCTTATATCCGTTTTGATGATAACGCATGTGTTCTTCTCAACCCTGCAGGGGAAATGAGGGGTACACGTGTTTTTGGGCCTGTAGCACGTGAACTTCGTGATAAGCAATTCATGAAGATTGTATCATTAGCACCAGAAGTGCTTTAA
- the rplB gene encoding 50S ribosomal protein L2 → MSVRKLKPVTPGQRFRVVNGFDAITTDKPEKSLLAPNKKSGGRNSQGKMTMRYIGGGHKRRYRIIDFKRDKQGIPATVASIEYDPNRTAFIALLNYQDGEKRYIIAQNGLQVGQNIVSGVQDVAPEIGNAMPLSIVPLGTIISCIELRPGQGAVMARSAGAFAQLMAREGKYATIKLPSGEIRRVLASCVATIGAVSNSDHQLLISGKAGRHRWLGRRPRTRPVVMNPVDHPMGGGEGRASGGHPRSRKGLPAKGYRTRSKTKASNKYIVERRKK, encoded by the coding sequence ATGTCAGTTAGAAAATTAAAACCAGTTACCCCTGGTCAGCGTTTTAGAGTAGTGAACGGATTTGACGCGATCACTACTGATAAGCCGGAGAAAAGTTTATTGGCTCCGAACAAAAAATCAGGTGGTAGGAACAGTCAAGGAAAGATGACCATGCGCTATATTGGTGGTGGTCACAAAAGGCGTTACAGGATCATCGATTTTAAAAGAGATAAGCAGGGGATTCCTGCAACTGTTGCTTCTATCGAGTATGATCCAAACAGAACAGCCTTTATCGCCCTATTGAATTATCAGGATGGTGAGAAACGATATATTATTGCTCAAAATGGACTTCAGGTAGGTCAGAACATTGTTTCTGGTGTGCAGGATGTAGCGCCTGAAATTGGTAATGCTATGCCATTATCTATTGTTCCTTTGGGTACAATTATTTCTTGTATTGAGCTTAGGCCGGGTCAGGGAGCTGTAATGGCTCGTAGTGCCGGTGCTTTTGCTCAGTTAATGGCAAGAGAAGGGAAATATGCAACCATTAAATTGCCTTCAGGAGAGATCCGAAGGGTATTGGCTAGCTGTGTTGCAACTATTGGAGCTGTTTCAAACAGTGATCATCAGTTGTTAATTTCAGGTAAAGCTGGTAGGCATAGATGGTTGGGTAGAAGACCTAGAACAAGACCTGTTGTTATGAACCCTGTAGATCACCCAATGGGTGGTGGTGAAGGGCGTGCTTCAGGAGGTCACCCACGTTCTAGAAAGGGATTACCTGCAAAAGGTTACAGAACCCGTTCTAAAACGAAAGCGAGTAATAAATATATTGTAGAACGTAGAAAGAAATAA
- the rpsC gene encoding 30S ribosomal protein S3 produces MGQKTNPIGNRLGIIRGWESNWYGGNDYGDKLAEDDKIRKYIHARLSKASVSRVIIERTLKLVTVTITTARPGIIIGKGGQEVDKLKEELKKITDKEVQINIFEIKRPELDAHLVASSVARQIENRISYRRAIKMAIAAAMRMNAEGIKVEISGRLNGAEMARSESYKDGRIPLSTFRADIDYALVEAHTTYGRLGVKVWIMKGEVYGKRELSPLVGMAKKQGGKTGTGRSGAPKSRRRK; encoded by the coding sequence ATGGGACAGAAAACAAATCCAATCGGGAATCGTCTTGGTATCATTAGAGGATGGGAGTCCAACTGGTACGGAGGAAATGACTACGGCGATAAATTGGCCGAAGACGATAAGATTAGAAAATACATCCATGCTCGTCTTTCAAAAGCGAGTGTATCAAGAGTGATTATTGAGCGTACTCTTAAGCTTGTAACCGTTACTATCACCACAGCCCGTCCTGGTATCATTATTGGTAAAGGCGGCCAGGAGGTAGACAAGCTTAAAGAAGAGCTTAAGAAGATTACCGACAAGGAAGTTCAAATTAACATCTTTGAGATTAAAAGGCCTGAACTTGATGCTCACTTAGTGGCTTCTAGTGTTGCCAGACAAATTGAGAATCGTATCTCATATCGTCGTGCAATTAAAATGGCTATTGCGGCTGCAATGAGGATGAATGCTGAAGGGATCAAAGTTGAGATCTCCGGGCGTTTGAACGGGGCAGAAATGGCTCGTTCAGAATCCTACAAGGATGGAAGAATTCCATTGTCAACATTTAGAGCCGATATTGACTATGCTTTAGTTGAAGCTCATACTACTTATGGTAGATTGGGTGTAAAAGTGTGGATCATGAAAGGTGAGGTATACGGTAAAAGAGAACTTTCTCCACTTGTTGGCATGGCCAAAAAACAAGGAGGAAAAACCGGAACCGGACGAAGCGGTGCACCAAAATCGCGTCGTAGAAAGTAA
- the rplD gene encoding 50S ribosomal protein L4 — protein sequence MEVAVLDIKGKETGRKANLSDAVFAVEPNNHAVYLDVKQYLANQRQGTHKAKERAEIAGSTRKIKKQKGTGTARAGSIKSPVFKGGGRVFGPRPRNYSFKLNKGLKRLARKSALSMKANDNSIIVVEDFSFDTPKTKNFIDVLKALGLEGKKSLIVLGDSNKNVYLSSRNLKASEVISASELSTYKILNANNLVFLEGSLEGIESNLSK from the coding sequence ATGGAAGTAGCAGTTTTAGATATAAAAGGAAAAGAAACAGGAAGAAAGGCAAACCTTTCTGATGCTGTTTTTGCAGTAGAGCCTAACAACCATGCTGTATATCTTGATGTGAAGCAGTATTTGGCCAACCAACGCCAGGGTACTCATAAGGCAAAAGAGCGTGCGGAAATTGCAGGTTCTACCCGTAAAATCAAGAAACAAAAAGGAACTGGTACTGCTCGTGCAGGAAGTATAAAATCTCCTGTATTTAAAGGTGGAGGTAGAGTTTTTGGTCCAAGACCAAGAAACTATTCTTTTAAATTGAATAAAGGCTTGAAAAGACTGGCGAGAAAATCTGCTTTGTCTATGAAGGCAAATGATAACTCCATTATAGTAGTAGAAGATTTTTCTTTTGATACTCCAAAGACTAAAAACTTTATTGATGTTTTAAAGGCTTTAGGGTTGGAAGGTAAAAAATCTTTGATAGTGTTGGGTGACTCGAATAAAAACGTATATTTGTCGTCACGCAATTTAAAGGCCTCCGAAGTTATAAGTGCTTCAGAATTAAGCACTTATAAAATATTAAACGCAAATAATCTTGTGTTTTTAGAGGGGTCTCTAGAAGGAATTGAGTCGAATTTAAGTAAATAA
- the rplE gene encoding 50S ribosomal protein L5 has product MAYVPRLKQEYKERVISSLTEEFSYSNVMEVPKLQKIVVSRGVGAAVADKKLIDHAVDELTAITGQKAVATISKKDVASFKLRKGMPIGAKVTLRGERMYEFLDRLITSALPRVRDFNGINATGFDGRGNYNLGVTEQIIFPEIDIDKVNRINGMDITFVTSANTDKEAKSLLTELGLPFKKN; this is encoded by the coding sequence ATGGCGTACGTACCAAGACTTAAACAAGAGTATAAAGAGAGAGTTATCTCCTCTCTTACAGAAGAATTCAGCTACTCCAACGTAATGGAGGTTCCAAAACTACAGAAGATAGTGGTGAGCCGTGGCGTTGGTGCTGCTGTTGCAGACAAGAAACTTATTGATCATGCGGTAGATGAATTAACAGCTATCACAGGTCAAAAAGCTGTTGCGACCATTTCTAAAAAAGACGTTGCTTCATTTAAATTGCGTAAAGGGATGCCAATTGGTGCTAAAGTTACTTTGCGCGGGGAAAGAATGTATGAATTTTTAGATCGTTTGATCACTTCTGCACTTCCACGTGTACGTGATTTTAACGGTATCAATGCAACTGGTTTCGACGGAAGGGGAAATTATAACCTTGGAGTTACCGAGCAGATCATTTTCCCTGAGATCGATATCGACAAGGTGAATAGGATCAATGGTATGGATATTACATTTGTAACCAGTGCCAATACCGATAAGGAAGCTAAATCATTGTTAACTGAACTGGGACTCCCTTTTAAAAAGAATTAA
- the rplP gene encoding 50S ribosomal protein L16: MLQPKRTKYRKMQKGRMKGVSQRGHRLSNGTFGIKSLDSNFVTARQIEAARIAATRYMKREGSLWIKIFPDKPITKKPLEVRMGKGKGAVEYWAAVVKPGRILFEVGGVPFDVAKEALRLAAQKLPVKTKFIVARDYQA; the protein is encoded by the coding sequence ATGTTACAGCCTAAAAGAACAAAATATCGCAAAATGCAGAAGGGCCGTATGAAGGGTGTGTCTCAAAGAGGGCATAGACTTTCAAACGGAACTTTTGGAATCAAGTCATTAGACTCAAATTTTGTGACTGCACGACAAATAGAAGCTGCGCGTATTGCTGCTACCCGTTATATGAAGAGGGAAGGTTCGCTTTGGATCAAAATATTTCCAGACAAGCCTATTACCAAGAAACCTCTTGAAGTACGTATGGGTAAAGGTAAAGGAGCCGTTGAATATTGGGCTGCAGTTGTGAAACCCGGAAGAATACTTTTTGAAGTAGGAGGTGTGCCTTTTGATGTTGCTAAAGAGGCTCTTCGCCTGGCAGCGCAAAAACTTCCTGTAAAAACTAAGTTCATTGTAGCTAGAGATTATCAAGCTTAA
- the rpsQ gene encoding 30S ribosomal protein S17 encodes MEKRNLRKERIGVVTSNKMMKSIVVSETKKVKHPMYGKFVLKTKKYVAHDETNDCNIGDTVRIMETRPLSKSKCWRLVEIIERAK; translated from the coding sequence ATGGAAAAAAGAAACTTAAGAAAAGAACGTATAGGTGTTGTTACCAGTAATAAGATGATGAAATCTATTGTGGTTTCTGAAACTAAAAAAGTAAAGCACCCCATGTATGGAAAATTCGTTTTAAAAACGAAAAAATATGTGGCGCACGACGAAACAAACGACTGCAACATTGGAGATACTGTAAGGATCATGGAAACTCGTCCTTTAAGTAAGTCTAAATGCTGGAGATTAGTAGAAATAATTGAAAGAGCGAAGTAA
- the rpsH gene encoding 30S ribosomal protein S8: protein MNTDPIADYLTRIRNAVAANHRVVEIPASNLKKEITKILFDQGYILSYKFDDSTAQGSIKIALKYDKVTKEPIIKKIQRISKPGLRKYAGANELPRILNGLGIAIVSTSHGVMTGKQAQQEKVGGEVLCYVY, encoded by the coding sequence ATGAATACAGATCCTATTGCAGATTATTTAACAAGAATTAGAAACGCAGTAGCTGCAAACCACAGAGTGGTTGAGATCCCTGCTTCTAATCTTAAAAAGGAGATCACCAAAATACTTTTTGATCAGGGGTATATCCTTAGTTACAAATTTGATGATTCTACTGCCCAGGGCAGCATCAAAATTGCACTTAAGTATGACAAGGTAACTAAAGAGCCTATTATCAAGAAAATTCAACGCATAAGTAAACCTGGTTTACGTAAGTATGCCGGTGCCAATGAACTTCCTCGTATCCTTAATGGACTTGGAATTGCTATTGTGTCTACTTCTCATGGTGTAATGACCGGGAAGCAGGCTCAGCAGGAAAAAGTTGGTGGTGAGGTATTGTGCTACGTTTACTAA
- the rplX gene encoding 50S ribosomal protein L24, producing MKKLKIKTGDNVRVTAGDHKGQEGKVQQVFLDKNKAIVEGVNMVSKHEKPSASNPQGGIKKKEAPIHISNLSLIDKNGETTRVGYRTENDKKVRFSKKSNEVI from the coding sequence ATGAAAAAGCTTAAAATAAAAACCGGAGATAATGTTCGTGTAACTGCCGGAGACCACAAAGGTCAGGAAGGTAAAGTACAACAAGTATTTCTGGATAAGAATAAAGCCATTGTGGAAGGTGTGAATATGGTTTCTAAGCATGAGAAGCCAAGTGCATCAAATCCTCAGGGTGGAATTAAAAAGAAGGAAGCACCTATTCATATTTCCAATCTTTCTTTGATAGACAAAAATGGTGAAACTACCAGGGTTGGATATAGAACGGAGAATGATAAGAAAGTAAGGTTTTCCAAAAAATCTAATGAAGTAATTTAG
- the rplW gene encoding 50S ribosomal protein L23, with protein MSILIKPIITEKATSDSELNNKYAFVVDNKANKIEIKDAVESAYGVSVTKVRTINVRPDRKTRYTKTGVVTGKTSAYKKALVQVAEGETIDLYSNL; from the coding sequence ATGAGTATCTTAATAAAACCTATTATTACAGAGAAAGCTACATCAGATAGCGAGCTTAACAATAAGTACGCTTTTGTAGTTGATAATAAGGCGAATAAGATTGAAATTAAAGACGCAGTTGAGTCTGCTTATGGTGTTTCAGTTACTAAAGTTCGTACTATTAATGTCCGTCCAGACAGAAAAACCCGTTACACAAAGACGGGTGTTGTCACTGGTAAAACCAGTGCTTATAAGAAAGCATTAGTACAGGTGGCGGAAGGTGAAACTATTGATTTGTATAGTAATCTTTAA
- the rpsL gene encoding 30S ribosomal protein S12 → MPTISQLVRKGRATITKKSKSAALDSCPQRRGVCTRVYTTTPKKPNSAMRKVARVRLTNGKEVNAYIPGEGHNLQEHSIVLVRGGRVKDLPGVRYHIVRGALDTAGVAGRTQRRSKYGAKKPKK, encoded by the coding sequence ATGCCAACAATTTCACAATTAGTACGAAAAGGAAGAGCCACAATTACCAAGAAGAGTAAATCGGCTGCTTTGGATTCGTGCCCTCAAAGACGGGGAGTATGTACTCGTGTTTACACCACTACACCTAAAAAACCAAACTCTGCAATGCGTAAAGTGGCAAGGGTAAGGTTAACGAATGGTAAAGAGGTGAATGCGTACATCCCTGGTGAGGGTCACAACCTCCAGGAGCACTCGATAGTATTGGTTAGAGGCGGAAGAGTTAAAGATTTGCCTGGAGTTAGGTATCATATTGTACGTGGTGCTCTGGATACTGCCGGTGTTGCAGGAAGAACCCAGAGGCGTTCAAAATATGGTGCTAAAAAGCCTAAGAAATAA
- the rplC gene encoding 50S ribosomal protein L3 codes for MSGLIGKKIGMTSIFDENGKNIPCTVIEAGPCVITQVRTKEVDGYEALQLGFDDKKTANKAAEGHAKKAGTAAMRKVVEFKGFEGEHKLGDTITVEQFVEGEFVDVSGVSKGKGFQGVVKRHGFGGVGQSTHGQHNRLRAPGSIGAASYPARVFKGMRMAGRMGGEKVKVENLRVLKVIADKNLLVVSGAVPGHKNSYVIIEK; via the coding sequence ATGTCTGGGTTAATAGGAAAAAAGATTGGCATGACCAGCATTTTTGACGAGAATGGAAAAAACATTCCATGTACCGTTATTGAGGCTGGGCCATGTGTGATTACCCAAGTCAGAACCAAAGAGGTTGACGGGTACGAGGCTCTTCAGCTTGGTTTCGATGACAAAAAGACTGCTAATAAGGCTGCCGAAGGGCACGCTAAAAAAGCCGGAACCGCAGCAATGCGCAAAGTCGTTGAATTCAAGGGATTTGAAGGAGAGCACAAATTAGGTGATACTATCACTGTAGAACAATTTGTTGAAGGAGAATTTGTGGACGTTTCCGGTGTTTCTAAAGGAAAGGGTTTTCAAGGGGTTGTAAAGCGTCACGGTTTTGGTGGGGTTGGACAATCTACTCACGGTCAACATAACAGACTAAGAGCTCCCGGTTCTATTGGTGCTGCATCATACCCTGCGAGAGTATTCAAAGGAATGAGAATGGCCGGAAGAATGGGTGGTGAAAAAGTAAAAGTAGAAAACCTGAGAGTTTTGAAAGTTATAGCCGATAAAAACTTGCTTGTTGTGAGTGGAGCTGTTCCTGGACATAAGAACTCTTACGTAATCATTGAGAAGTAA
- the rpmC gene encoding 50S ribosomal protein L29: MKQSEVRELSVAELQEELGKSRKAYSDLKMAHAVSPLENPIQLRTVRRSIARIATELTKREQQ; this comes from the coding sequence ATGAAACAATCAGAAGTTAGAGAATTGTCTGTAGCAGAATTACAGGAAGAACTTGGTAAGTCAAGGAAAGCATATTCCGATCTTAAAATGGCTCACGCAGTATCGCCATTAGAGAACCCAATACAGTTAAGAACTGTAAGAAGATCTATAGCGCGTATTGCTACAGAGTTAACTAAAAGAGAACAACAATAA
- the rpsS gene encoding 30S ribosomal protein S19 encodes MARSLKKGPYVHYKLEQKVAQNTESGKKAVIKTWSRASMITPDFVGQTIAVHNGRQFVPVYITENMVGHKLGEFSPTRSFRGHAGAKNKGKR; translated from the coding sequence ATGGCACGTTCATTAAAAAAAGGACCTTACGTTCACTATAAATTGGAGCAAAAAGTTGCTCAGAATACTGAGTCTGGCAAGAAGGCGGTTATAAAGACCTGGTCTAGGGCTTCTATGATCACTCCAGATTTTGTAGGGCAAACTATTGCTGTGCACAACGGGCGTCAATTTGTTCCTGTGTACATTACCGAGAACATGGTAGGTCATAAATTAGGTGAATTTTCACCAACAAGATCTTTTAGGGGTCATGCTGGTGCTAAGAATAAAGGTAAAAGATAA
- the rplV gene encoding 50S ribosomal protein L22 encodes MGVRKRERAEQTKEAKKQIAFAKLNNCPTSPRKMRLVADLVRGEKVERALQILKFNSKDASKSLEKLLLSAIANWQSKNEDASIEDAELFVKEIRVDGGSMLKRLRPAPQGRAHRIRKRSNHVTLVLGANNNTQS; translated from the coding sequence ATGGGAGTTCGTAAAAGAGAAAGAGCAGAGCAAACTAAAGAAGCTAAGAAGCAAATAGCTTTTGCTAAACTAAATAACTGCCCTACTTCGCCAAGGAAAATGCGTCTGGTAGCAGATCTTGTTCGTGGTGAAAAAGTAGAAAGAGCGCTTCAAATTTTGAAATTCAATTCTAAAGATGCGTCTAAGAGTCTTGAGAAATTGCTTTTATCTGCAATTGCCAACTGGCAGTCTAAGAATGAAGATGCAAGCATTGAAGATGCAGAATTGTTTGTAAAAGAGATTCGCGTTGACGGAGGTAGTATGTTGAAGAGACTTCGTCCTGCACCACAGGGTCGCGCACATAGAATTAGAAAACGTTCCAACCATGTTACTTTGGTTCTTGGAGCAAACAATAATACACAAAGCTAG
- the rpsN gene encoding 30S ribosomal protein S14 has protein sequence MAKESMKAREVKRQELVEKYAEKRKALKEAGDYEALQKLPKNSSPVRLHNRCKLTGRPRGYMRQFGISRVTFREMANNGLIPGVKKASW, from the coding sequence ATGGCTAAAGAATCAATGAAAGCCCGTGAGGTGAAGAGACAGGAATTGGTAGAAAAGTATGCCGAAAAACGCAAGGCTCTTAAAGAGGCGGGCGATTATGAGGCATTACAGAAATTACCAAAGAACTCCTCTCCTGTGCGTTTACACAACCGTTGTAAGTTAACAGGAAGACCCAGAGGGTATATGAGACAGTTCGGTATTTCTCGAGTAACTTTCAGGGAGATGGCGAACAACGGATTAATTCCCGGAGTTAAAAAGGCTAGTTGGTAA
- the fusA gene encoding elongation factor G has product MAQRDLKFTRNIGIAAHIDAGKTTTTERILFYTGISHKIGEVHDGAATMDWMEQEQERGITITSAATHCKWNYRDQEYTVNIIDTPGHVDFTVEVERSLRVLDGMVALFSAVDGVEPQSETVWRQADKYRVPRLGFVNKMDRQGADFFNVCNQVREMLGGNPVPLQVPIGEEVDFKGVVDLIAKKAIIWNEEDYGMTYETIEIPEELMEDVNKYRAQLVEAVAEYDEALMEKFFEDEDSITEDEIIAALRAATIDMSIIPMMCGSSFKNKGVQAMLDAVMRYLPSPVDVEAIVGVNPDTEKEESRKPNVDSPFSALAFKIATDPFVGRLAFFRVYSGTLDAGSYILNTRSGKKERISRIYQMHANKQQPIDRIEAGDIGAAVGFKDIKTGDTMTDEKHPIVLESMSFPEPVIGISVEPKTKADVDKMGMALAKLAEEDPTFQVKTDEASGQTIISGMGELHLEILVDRLKREFKVEVNQGQPQVEYKEAVTRSTDHREVYKKQSGGRGKFGDIVFKLGPADEDFKGPGLQFVDEIKGGRIPKEFIPSVEKGFREAMKNGPLAGFNMDTLKVNLVDGSFHPVDSDQLSFELAAKMGYKDAAKKAGAVILEPIMKVEVVTPEENMGDIVGDLNRRRGQVNNMSDRSGAKVIKAEVPLSEMFGYVTTLRTLSSGRATSTMEFSHYAETPSNVSEEVIKAAKGSAND; this is encoded by the coding sequence ATGGCACAAAGAGATTTAAAATTTACAAGAAATATTGGTATTGCTGCGCACATTGATGCGGGTAAGACCACAACTACAGAGCGTATTCTTTTCTATACCGGAATCAGTCACAAAATAGGAGAAGTACATGATGGTGCTGCTACTATGGACTGGATGGAGCAGGAGCAGGAGCGTGGTATTACAATTACTTCAGCTGCCACGCACTGTAAGTGGAACTACCGCGACCAGGAATACACTGTTAATATTATTGATACTCCCGGGCACGTTGACTTTACTGTAGAGGTAGAGCGTTCACTTCGTGTTCTTGATGGGATGGTTGCTCTTTTCAGTGCGGTTGATGGTGTGGAGCCTCAATCTGAAACTGTTTGGAGACAAGCCGATAAATATCGCGTACCAAGACTTGGTTTTGTTAACAAGATGGACCGTCAGGGTGCAGACTTCTTTAATGTTTGTAACCAGGTTAGGGAAATGCTTGGAGGGAATCCTGTTCCGCTTCAGGTGCCAATTGGAGAGGAAGTAGATTTCAAAGGTGTGGTAGATCTTATTGCTAAGAAAGCCATCATCTGGAATGAGGAAGACTACGGAATGACATACGAAACCATCGAAATTCCGGAGGAATTGATGGAGGACGTAAATAAATACAGAGCTCAACTTGTAGAGGCGGTTGCTGAATATGATGAGGCTCTTATGGAGAAATTCTTTGAAGATGAAGATTCTATTACTGAAGACGAGATCATTGCTGCGCTTAGAGCTGCTACAATAGATATGTCTATCATCCCAATGATGTGTGGTTCTTCATTTAAGAACAAAGGAGTTCAGGCTATGCTTGACGCGGTAATGCGTTACCTTCCTTCTCCTGTAGATGTTGAGGCTATTGTTGGTGTTAACCCTGATACAGAAAAAGAAGAAAGCCGTAAGCCTAACGTTGATTCTCCTTTCTCTGCGCTCGCATTTAAGATTGCTACAGATCCATTTGTTGGTCGTTTGGCATTCTTTAGAGTTTATTCAGGTACACTTGATGCCGGATCGTATATTTTGAATACACGTTCAGGTAAGAAAGAACGTATTTCCCGTATCTATCAAATGCATGCTAACAAGCAACAGCCAATTGACAGGATCGAGGCTGGGGATATTGGAGCTGCGGTTGGTTTTAAAGATATTAAGACAGGGGATACCATGACAGATGAGAAGCACCCAATCGTGCTTGAATCTATGTCTTTCCCTGAGCCGGTAATTGGTATTTCTGTTGAGCCTAAAACAAAGGCTGATGTTGATAAGATGGGTATGGCTTTGGCTAAACTTGCTGAAGAGGATCCAACTTTCCAGGTGAAGACTGATGAGGCTTCAGGTCAAACAATTATTTCAGGAATGGGAGAACTTCACCTTGAAATTCTTGTAGATCGTCTAAAAAGAGAATTTAAAGTTGAAGTTAACCAGGGACAGCCTCAGGTTGAGTATAAAGAAGCTGTAACCAGATCTACAGATCACAGAGAGGTTTATAAGAAACAATCTGGTGGACGTGGTAAGTTTGGTGATATTGTCTTTAAGCTTGGGCCTGCAGATGAAGATTTCAAAGGACCCGGACTTCAGTTTGTTGATGAGATCAAAGGTGGACGTATTCCAAAAGAATTCATTCCTTCCGTAGAAAAAGGATTTAGAGAGGCTATGAAAAATGGTCCTTTAGCAGGATTCAATATGGATACTCTAAAAGTGAACTTAGTAGATGGTTCTTTCCACCCTGTGGATTCTGACCAGCTTTCGTTTGAGTTGGCTGCGAAAATGGGATATAAAGATGCTGCCAAGAAAGCAGGTGCTGTGATCCTTGAGCCAATTATGAAAGTTGAAGTGGTGACTCCTGAAGAGAATATGGGGGATATCGTGGGAGATTTGAACAGGCGTAGAGGGCAGGTTAATAATATGTCAGATCGTTCGGGAGCTAAAGTTATCAAAGCAGAAGTTCCGCTTTCTGAAATGTTTGGATATGTAACCACACTTCGTACCCTTTCTTCGGGTCGTGCAACTTCTACAATGGAATTCTCTCATTATGCTGAAACTCCTTCTAATGTTTCAGAAGAGGTAATTAAAGCAGCTAAGGGATCCGCTAACGATTAA
- the rpsJ gene encoding 30S ribosomal protein S10 → MSQKIRIKLKSYDHNLVDKSAEKIVKTVKSTGAVVTGPIPLPTHKKIFTVLRSPHVNKKSREQFQLSSYKRLLDIYSSSSKTIDALMKLELPSGVEVEIKV, encoded by the coding sequence ATGAGTCAAAAAATCAGAATAAAATTAAAATCTTACGATCACAACCTGGTAGACAAATCTGCCGAAAAGATCGTGAAAACCGTAAAAAGTACGGGAGCTGTGGTAACAGGGCCAATTCCGTTGCCAACTCACAAAAAGATCTTTACAGTGTTGCGATCTCCACACGTAAATAAAAAGTCGAGAGAGCAATTTCAATTGAGTTCTTATAAGAGGTTGCTGGATATTTACAGCTCTTCTTCAAAAACGATTGACGCCTTGATGAAGCTTGAATTGCCAAGTGGAGTAGAGGTAGAGATCAAAGTTTGA